The Sinorhizobium alkalisoli genomic interval CACGCGGGAGACGGTCCCGACCGAGACGCCCGCCTGCTCGGCGACATCCTTGACTGTGGGCATTCTGCGCATGTTCGATACCCGCCGGATCTACTTCACCGCTCCGGCGGTCATGCCTGCAATGATATGTTTCTCGAGCAGGACGCCCACGAAGACCAGTGGAAGGATTCCGGCGGTCGAAAGTGCAGCCATGGACCACCAGTTGATGCCCTGGCTGCCGGTCTGGCTGGCGATCATCACCGGCAGGGTGTTCGTGTTGGTCGAGGTCAGCAGCGCCGCGAAGAAATATTCGTTCCAGCACAGGATCAGCGAGAGGATGAAGGCGGCCACCATGCCTGGAAGGACGAGAGGCACGATGATCCGCAGGAAGGCTCCCCATATGGAAAGACCATCGACGAGCGCCGCCTCCTCGAGCTCCACCGGCACGGTCGCGAACTGGTCGCGCATGATCCAGATCACGATCGGCAGGACCATGAGTGTATAGACCGCGATCATGCCGACATATGTGTCCAGCAGAGCAAGCTCCTTGTAGAGGACCAGAAACGGCAGCGCCAGCACCACGGGCGGCATGATGAGCTGGGAAAGGAAGAAGAACGAGATGTCGGAATTGCGCATATATCCGAACTTGTAGGAAAAGCGACTGAGGCCGTAGGCGGCGAGCGAACCCAGGACGACCGCCAGGCCCGAGGCGGTGATCGACATGATCATGCTGTTCCACAGCCGGCGCATGAATTCCTCGCGTACGGTCGACACATTGACGATCGTGTCGGGCGACAGCCCGAGCGAACGCCAGCCGAGCCAACTGGGCGTGAAATCGAACCATGGGACCAGATTGCCCTTCATCACATCCGCAGCCGTCTTGAAGGAGGTTGAGACCGTCCAGAAGAGCGGGAACATGCAAATCACGGCCCAGGCCGCGAGCAGCCCGTAGACGACGAAGCGCATCGCCCACCAGCGAAGGCGCTGGCCGCGGGCATATTTGTCGAAGTCGATCGAAACCATCACAGCCTTCCCGTCAATTGCCGAACGATCCGGTCCGATAACTTCAAGAGCATGGTCATGCCGAATACGATGATCACCAGGTACACGATCGCGAGCAGCGTGCCGTATCCGACGTTCGAACGGTCGCGGTATTCGCGATAGATGAAGCTTGTAACCGAGTCGGTCGCGCCACCGGGGCCGCCCGCGGTGACCGTTATGATGATGTCGGCGAGCTTCAGCTTGAAGATGATGCGGATCATGACGGCCGTCACCGAGACCGGCAGCATCAGCGGGAAGATGACCTTCCAGAAGCGCTGCCAGCGGGTGGCGCCGTCGACCTCTGCCGCCTCCAGAACCTCCCGGGGCAGGGCCTGAAGGCCGGCGAGGAGCATGATCATCATGAATGGAATGAAGGTCCAGGCGTCCATGATCATGATGGAAAGCCTGGCGGTCAGCGGGTCGCCGAAGAAGGAGGGGTTCTCCCAGCCAAGCCAGCGGGCAAGCCTCGCGATCGGGCCGAAGCGGATTTCCAGCATCGATTTGCCGACCATCCAACTGACCGCGACGGGCGAAAGCATCAGCGGCACGAGGAATGTGACGCGCCAGAACTTTCGCGCGGCAATGTTTTGGCTCAGGAGCAATGCGAGCCCGAAGGCGATTGCGTATTCGACCGCGATCGCCAGGCAGTAGAGCACCATGTTGAGCAGAGCATTGGCGTAGAAGGGATCGCTGAGCATGCGGCGCAGATTGTCGAGCCCGTTGAATTGCCGCCCGGTCAGCGATGCCAGGTTCCAGTCGGAAAAGCCGACCCAGAGCGCGAACAACAGCGGGAAGACGACCATCGAGACGACGAAGAGTGCGGCCGGCAGGACGAACAGCGCTTTCTTCCCGGCCTCGCCATAAAGGACGACGCGCGTCACGCACAGGACGATCGCCCAGAGAATATAGGCATAGAGAACCGGGCGCCAGTTCTCGAAGCCAAAGGCGATCCATCCCGATTCGTGGGCCGCTTGCAGCGCAAAGGACGTGGCAAGCCAGATGGCGCTCAGCCAAAGCGCCGCGCGGCCCCAGAAGTGGCGGCCTGGAGAAATGGAATCGGCTTCGACTGTGTGCAGCAAATCGCGATCGAGCGTCGTCATGTTATCCCTCGGACAGAATTGCCACCGGCGGAGGCGGATTTCCGCTCCGCCGGTGGCGCTGTTCCATTAAAGTCCAAGGCTCGCCCGATAGAGCTTCAACTGGCTCTCGCGGCCGATCTGGTCGGTGATCTTTTCCCAGGCGGCGGCAATCGCGTCCGCGGTCTCCTGGGCCGACTTGTATTGTCCGGCAAAGCCCTTTGCCAGCTCGTCTTCCGCGACGGAGTAGTATTGAAAGATGCCGGGGATGCGGGGCTCGATGGCGGCATTGGTGTGGTTGTAGCTGTCGGCATTCGATCCGAGGTAGTCCTCGATATAGGCACGATCATAGCCGGCTGCCTGCCACTCGTCATAGTTGAAGTGGGACTGCCGATAGGGCTGGAAGCCGGACGGATAGGCCGATGTCCACAGCGAAAGATCCTTGCCGCCCAAATGTGCGGCTGCCGACCACGCGGCCTTGCGCTTCTTCTCGTCACCGGACACCCGCTTGGTGACGTAAATCCCCCAGCCGAGATAGGCCATGTTCGGCGCTTCGTTGTAGGTCTCTTCCCACTGGCCGCTCTTGCGGTTGTACACGCGGTTGGAACCGCGATTGATGCCGAAGCCGACGACATCGCCGACGACCGAGGTGTCGGAAGTGCGAGCGCTCGAGCCCACGTCGCCCCACCACATCAGCATGGAGCCGGTGCCTGCGAGGAACTGAGAGAATGCCGTCGTACCGGGGTCCGCATTGATTTGGTCGGACGGATAGGCATTGGCGGCGATCAGGTCCATCACATCCTGGATCGCCTGGACCCAGGCCGGGTTGTTGACGAGCGGCTTCATGGTGTCTGGGTCGAACAGCCAGGCGGGATCGCCGGGATACTTGGCATAGGCGGTCGCGCGGTTCTCAAGGAAGTAGAAGCCGAAGCCGCCCCAGCCCTTCAGCGGATCGAGATAGCCGTAGGCCGCCAGACCCGTCAGGGGATCCGACTTGCCGATGAGAGCCTTGGAGACTTCATTGACCTCCTGCCAGGTCTTCGGCGGTTCGGCGCGGCCGCTGATCGAGCCTTCGCCGAAATAGTCCTTCCTGTAGGAAAAGGTATGGCAGTCGCCATCGATCGTTACGCGGTAGGTCTTGCCGTCCCAGGTTCCGACCGGTGGCTTCAGGTAACCCACGAGGTCGTCCGCGTCGATCTGCGCTGCGACCCAATCGGGCATTTCGTCCAGGAGCCCGCGGCCCGCTGTATCGCCTTCGAAGGGGGCGCCCATCTCGATGATGTCGAAATCGACGGTGCCGGTCGCGATCGATTGCTGCAGGCGTGCGTTATAGTCGGCCTGGGCCAGGTCGATCCAGTTGATCTTGGCACCCGTATAGGCCTCCCACGGCTTCAGGAAGCCGCGGAAAAGGAAGTTATGAAGGTTCTGGTTGTTGAGGCCCATGAAGGTGAGTTCGACCCCTGCGAACTCACCCTCCGCCACGTTGGCCTTGGTCGGGGCGAGGCAGAGCTCGCCGACCTTCTGCCAATCGGCATCCGTCGGAGCGCCCTTGCCGACGCCCGGAATTTTCAGGATCTGCGCCCGCAGGTCGTCCTCGGCCGAGGCCCTCGTGGGAATGCCGCCCAGGACGCCTGTGAGCCCGACCAACGCCGCAGCGCTTGCGGTGCCCCGCAGGACGTCGCGGCGGTTCGCCTGGCGACGCATCAACGCTTCGTAGATTTCGACTTTCATAAGAGGCTCCTCCACCCTTATCTCGTTGCCGCCCGGCGCGACCTTTGTCAGGCTGGCCATTAGCGCTCGCCACGGGCGGAACTATTTGGTAAGCAAGAAATGAAACGTTTCATATCTTGATTGAAACCGCTCCTCTCGGTCTCGGTGGTGAGGATCAGGCGGCGAAGAGAAAATGTCAACAAGGCAATGAAACGTTTCACGGAGGAGGCTGCAGGGGTCTTCCGAGAAGGGCGCTGGCTTGTTTTGCCCGCTCCGGCGACGTGGAGATTCATGCAGGGAGCGGCCGTGGCTACGCCTGGCCATGAGAGCGAGTGGGAGCGAGATGGCTGGAGTCAAGATTTCCAGGGTGCTGAAGGCTTACGGTACCCTGAACGTGCTTCACGGCGTGGACATCGATATCGCCGATGGGGAGTTCGTCGTGCTGGTCGGGCCTTCCGGCTGCGGCAAGTCGACCCTCCTGCGGATGGTCGCTGGGCTTGAAAGCATCACGAGCGGGACCATTGCGATCGGCGACAAGGTCGTCAACAATCTGCCGCCCAAGGATCGCGATATCGCCATGGTCTTCCAGAGCTATGCTCTCTATCCGCATAAGACCGTCGCGGAGAACATGGTATTCGCTTTGCGGCTGCAGAAGCGGCCAGCCGATGTCATCAAGGAGCGCCTGCGGGCCGCAGCGGAGACATTGGACCTCGTTCCCTACCTCGACCGGTATCCGCGCCAACTGTCCGGCGGCCAGCGCCAGCGCGTGGCCATGGGGCGGGCGATCGTGCGCGACCCGCAGGTGTTCCTGTTCGATGAGCCGTTGTCGAACCTGGACGCGAAGCTACGCGTACAGATGCGCAAGGAAATCAAGGAACTACACCAGCGACTGAAGACGACAACCATTTACGTGACCCATGACCAGGTCGAGGCGATGACCATGGCCGACAAGATCGTGGTCATGCAAAGCGGCAAGGTCGAACAGATCGGCACGCCGCTCGAGCTTTACGACAGTCCGGACAACACCTTCGTGGCGACTTTCATCGGTTCGCCTGCCATGAACCTCCTGAAGGGAGCATACGCGGCGGCTGGCAACCTTTTTGTGACCGAGGCCGGTGACCGGATCCCGCTCGGCTTCAAGCCGGAGGCGACGGATGGGCAGACCGTCCTACTCGGGGTTCGACCGGAGCACTTGGCGCTTGCCGATAATGGCCTTCAGACGACCGTGAACGTAACCGAGCCAACGGGATCTGAGACGATGGTGTTTCTGCGCTACGGCAATGGCGAGATCGTCGCGCTCTTCTCCGATCGTTATGATTTCAAGCCGGGGCAGCAGATCGCCGTCGCCGCCGGCGCAGGAAAACTGCATGTCTTCGATGCGATGTCCGGAAAGAGCTTGCGGCCGAATGCGGCGGTCTGACGCTGGTCGGGCACCACCGGCGGCTCGGAGACCACCGAAGCTCAGCTCTTTCAACGGGTTGCGGCGCCTCCATGAATCGGATTAGGAAAAAATTGATTCTGTTTCTGAACCTGGAAGTGCGCGATGAAAGTGACCGGCCTCAACATTCACCCGTTGAAAAGCGGGCGCGCCATTCCGCAAACCTCGGTGACGGTCAAACTCGACGGCCTCGTGGGCGACCGGCGTTTCATGCTGGTCGAGCCCGGCGGCCGCTTCATCACCCAGCGCGAATTGCAGGCGCTGGCGCAGGTGGAAGCGGTGCCGGTCGACCGCGGCGTGCATCTGAAGATGAACGGCAGCGCACTGTCCGCCCGCTTCGATCCGGACCGGCGACTTGCAGTCCGCGTCTGGTCGAGCGACGTGAATGCCGCGCTGGCTGACGAGGCAGCCAATGAAGCGCTCTCCGGATGGTTCGGACGGTCCCTCAAGTTCGTCCATATGGACGAAGAAGCTGAGCGCTTCGTCGGCGCCGAATGGGCGGGATCGGCGGTGCCGGTCGGGTTTGCCGACGGCTTTCCCATCCTGATCACGACGACCGGTTCGCTTGCCGACCTCAATCGCACCCTCGTCGAAAAAGGGCAGGAGCCGGTCGGCATGGAGCGCTTCCGTACCAACATCCTGATCGACTGTGACGAGCCCTGGGCGGAGGATCTTTGGGAGAGCCTGGAGATCGGCGGCATCGTAGTCGATCTCGTCAAGCCCTGTTCGCGTTGCATCATGACCACGCAGGATCAGACGACCGGGGAGCGCATCGGCGGCAATCCGATCCAGGGCCTTTCGGAAAAACGCATGTCCGCCGATCGCCGCGTTCCCGGCGTCCTCTTCGGCTGGAATGCCGTACCGCGCGGCGAAGGGACGGTAAACCTCGGCGATGTGGCGACCGTCGGACGCTATCGGAAGGAGCGTTGGCCGATGAAGTTGCGCGACAGCGCCTGAAATGCGGATTGGCACGGCTGCGGGAACGTCATCAATTCCTGTGATCCAATCGTCAATTTAATTGGTTTTGCGCAATTAAAGCGTGCTCATAGGATGGCCCCTCAATAGATCGGAGCCTCCCCATGTCCGCAGTCACCCCAGCCGTGCGTACGGCAGATCATGGCAGTCTGCCCTGGT includes:
- a CDS encoding carbohydrate ABC transporter permease is translated as MVSIDFDKYARGQRLRWWAMRFVVYGLLAAWAVICMFPLFWTVSTSFKTAADVMKGNLVPWFDFTPSWLGWRSLGLSPDTIVNVSTVREEFMRRLWNSMIMSITASGLAVVLGSLAAYGLSRFSYKFGYMRNSDISFFFLSQLIMPPVVLALPFLVLYKELALLDTYVGMIAVYTLMVLPIVIWIMRDQFATVPVELEEAALVDGLSIWGAFLRIIVPLVLPGMVAAFILSLILCWNEYFFAALLTSTNTNTLPVMIASQTGSQGINWWSMAALSTAGILPLVFVGVLLEKHIIAGMTAGAVK
- a CDS encoding extracellular solute-binding protein, whose translation is MKVEIYEALMRRQANRRDVLRGTASAAALVGLTGVLGGIPTRASAEDDLRAQILKIPGVGKGAPTDADWQKVGELCLAPTKANVAEGEFAGVELTFMGLNNQNLHNFLFRGFLKPWEAYTGAKINWIDLAQADYNARLQQSIATGTVDFDIIEMGAPFEGDTAGRGLLDEMPDWVAAQIDADDLVGYLKPPVGTWDGKTYRVTIDGDCHTFSYRKDYFGEGSISGRAEPPKTWQEVNEVSKALIGKSDPLTGLAAYGYLDPLKGWGGFGFYFLENRATAYAKYPGDPAWLFDPDTMKPLVNNPAWVQAIQDVMDLIAANAYPSDQINADPGTTAFSQFLAGTGSMLMWWGDVGSSARTSDTSVVGDVVGFGINRGSNRVYNRKSGQWEETYNEAPNMAYLGWGIYVTKRVSGDEKKRKAAWSAAAHLGGKDLSLWTSAYPSGFQPYRQSHFNYDEWQAAGYDRAYIEDYLGSNADSYNHTNAAIEPRIPGIFQYYSVAEDELAKGFAGQYKSAQETADAIAAAWEKITDQIGRESQLKLYRASLGL
- a CDS encoding ABC transporter ATP-binding protein, whose product is MAGVKISRVLKAYGTLNVLHGVDIDIADGEFVVLVGPSGCGKSTLLRMVAGLESITSGTIAIGDKVVNNLPPKDRDIAMVFQSYALYPHKTVAENMVFALRLQKRPADVIKERLRAAAETLDLVPYLDRYPRQLSGGQRQRVAMGRAIVRDPQVFLFDEPLSNLDAKLRVQMRKEIKELHQRLKTTTIYVTHDQVEAMTMADKIVVMQSGKVEQIGTPLELYDSPDNTFVATFIGSPAMNLLKGAYAAAGNLFVTEAGDRIPLGFKPEATDGQTVLLGVRPEHLALADNGLQTTVNVTEPTGSETMVFLRYGNGEIVALFSDRYDFKPGQQIAVAAGAGKLHVFDAMSGKSLRPNAAV
- a CDS encoding carbohydrate ABC transporter permease — protein: MTTLDRDLLHTVEADSISPGRHFWGRAALWLSAIWLATSFALQAAHESGWIAFGFENWRPVLYAYILWAIVLCVTRVVLYGEAGKKALFVLPAALFVVSMVVFPLLFALWVGFSDWNLASLTGRQFNGLDNLRRMLSDPFYANALLNMVLYCLAIAVEYAIAFGLALLLSQNIAARKFWRVTFLVPLMLSPVAVSWMVGKSMLEIRFGPIARLARWLGWENPSFFGDPLTARLSIMIMDAWTFIPFMMIMLLAGLQALPREVLEAAEVDGATRWQRFWKVIFPLMLPVSVTAVMIRIIFKLKLADIIITVTAGGPGGATDSVTSFIYREYRDRSNVGYGTLLAIVYLVIIVFGMTMLLKLSDRIVRQLTGRL
- a CDS encoding MOSC domain-containing protein — its product is MKVTGLNIHPLKSGRAIPQTSVTVKLDGLVGDRRFMLVEPGGRFITQRELQALAQVEAVPVDRGVHLKMNGSALSARFDPDRRLAVRVWSSDVNAALADEAANEALSGWFGRSLKFVHMDEEAERFVGAEWAGSAVPVGFADGFPILITTTGSLADLNRTLVEKGQEPVGMERFRTNILIDCDEPWAEDLWESLEIGGIVVDLVKPCSRCIMTTQDQTTGERIGGNPIQGLSEKRMSADRRVPGVLFGWNAVPRGEGTVNLGDVATVGRYRKERWPMKLRDSA